The proteins below are encoded in one region of Labilibaculum sp. DW002:
- the lptC gene encoding LPS export ABC transporter periplasmic protein LptC yields MKNINNIIKSIVALVGATMLLSCENNIKEVQDATSKEDTPEVSGEEVEFIYTDSTRIVHRAFAVEFTQITTEGKEYDEFPKGGKLISYDKDGTVAGQIEAKYAKHIVSEQLWELRNDVVAVSDDGKTINTELMYWDQKKGEIYSDQYVRITDEDGQVLEGNSFSSDEKMNNIILKKVSGEVYLKDETEQ; encoded by the coding sequence TTGAAAAATATCAACAATATTATCAAAAGCATTGTTGCCCTGGTTGGGGCGACAATGCTTTTGTCTTGTGAAAATAACATCAAAGAGGTACAAGATGCCACAAGCAAAGAAGACACTCCTGAAGTATCGGGCGAAGAAGTAGAATTTATCTATACCGATTCAACCAGAATTGTACATCGTGCATTTGCTGTAGAATTTACCCAAATTACTACGGAAGGTAAAGAATATGATGAATTCCCTAAAGGAGGAAAACTGATTTCATACGATAAAGATGGCACTGTAGCTGGACAAATTGAAGCCAAGTATGCCAAACACATTGTCTCTGAACAATTATGGGAACTTCGTAACGATGTTGTCGCTGTAAGTGACGATGGTAAAACCATTAACACTGAATTAATGTATTGGGATCAGAAAAAAGGTGAGATTTACTCTGATCAATATGTGAGAATTACTGATGAAGATGGTCAAGTTTTAGAAGGCAATAGTTTTTCTTCAGATGAGAAAATGAATAATATTATATTGAAAAAAGTTTCTGGTGAAGTATATTTAAAAGATGAAACAGAACAATAA
- a CDS encoding hemolysin family protein — MNDLIIIFIMLALSAFFSGMEIAFVAANKLRMELDKSKNTLTSRIINIFTNHPGHYISTMLVGNNIALVVYGIMMAKILEPSIANWVDSELLIMTIQTLFSTLLILFTAEFLPKTLFRLNPNFSLNLFAVPVMFFYIVFYPLTSFTIFLSKNIIYKVFKTKISEDEETRAFGKVDLDHLVQEGQEGQTVLDEDEHNMKLFRNALDFSNVKLRECFVPRTEIEAMEMGGEIDVLTQRFIETGYSRIMIYKESIDNIIGYVHSSVLFRNPQSIKAALSRVIIVPETMAAHKLLNLFTREQKSVAVVVDEFGGTSGMVTIEDIMEEIFGEIEDEHDNIDLEEEKISDTEYILSGRLEIDYLNDKYELNLPESEDFETLNGYLLFTHESIPKYNETIRIENFHFKIMEVSSTRVDKIRLTILE, encoded by the coding sequence ATGAATGACCTGATCATCATTTTTATCATGTTAGCTTTGTCGGCTTTTTTCTCCGGCATGGAGATTGCTTTTGTTGCTGCCAACAAGCTAAGAATGGAACTTGATAAGAGTAAAAATACTTTGACCTCAAGAATCATCAATATTTTTACGAATCATCCTGGTCATTATATTTCAACCATGTTAGTTGGCAATAATATTGCATTGGTTGTTTATGGTATCATGATGGCTAAAATTCTAGAGCCAAGTATTGCTAATTGGGTCGATTCTGAGTTGTTGATAATGACAATACAGACCTTATTTTCTACGCTTTTAATTCTGTTTACTGCAGAGTTTTTACCCAAAACACTTTTTAGGCTAAATCCAAATTTCTCCTTGAACCTATTTGCGGTGCCAGTCATGTTTTTTTACATTGTCTTCTATCCGCTTACCTCGTTTACCATTTTTCTATCGAAGAACATTATCTATAAGGTCTTCAAAACAAAAATCAGCGAAGACGAAGAAACCAGAGCATTTGGAAAGGTTGATTTGGATCATTTGGTGCAGGAAGGGCAAGAAGGGCAAACTGTTTTAGACGAAGATGAGCATAACATGAAACTTTTTCGTAATGCTCTGGATTTTTCGAATGTGAAGCTACGTGAGTGTTTTGTGCCTAGAACTGAGATTGAAGCCATGGAAATGGGTGGTGAAATTGATGTGCTGACACAGCGTTTTATTGAAACGGGCTATTCGAGAATCATGATTTATAAAGAATCTATCGATAATATTATTGGTTACGTCCACTCTTCGGTTCTATTTAGAAATCCTCAGAGTATAAAGGCGGCTTTAAGCCGTGTTATTATTGTACCGGAAACAATGGCTGCTCACAAACTATTAAATTTGTTTACCCGAGAGCAGAAAAGTGTAGCAGTAGTGGTTGATGAGTTTGGAGGCACATCTGGAATGGTAACCATTGAAGATATAATGGAAGAGATTTTCGGTGAAATTGAAGATGAACATGACAATATTGACTTAGAGGAAGAAAAAATTTCGGATACTGAATATATCTTATCTGGACGGTTAGAAATAGACTATTTAAATGATAAGTATGAACTAAATCTGCCTGAATCGGAGGATTTCGAAACACTTAACGGCTATTTGTTATTTACCCATGAAAGTATTCCCAAATACAATGAAACCATTCGCATTGAAAATTTCCATTTTAAAATAATGGAAGTAAGCAGTACAAGGGTTGACAAAATCCGCCTAACAATTCTCGAATAA